The following are from one region of the Cetobacterium somerae genome:
- a CDS encoding DUF969 domain-containing protein: MIKLIGVLIILIGFIIKLDTIAVVLIAGIATGLVAGIDFIEVLNILGTAFVQTRYMTLLLLTLSVVGILERNGLRERASICISKLKGATAGKVLSIYVTVRMLAAVLSMRLGGHVQFIRPLIYPMAKGAIEKDGVVSEELDEDLKGITNASENYANFFGQNVFVASSGVLLIVGTLQELGVKVEAYDVAKASIPVALITLVLAYFQYYRLDRKIKKLRAK, from the coding sequence GTGATTAAATTAATAGGGGTATTAATTATTCTAATTGGATTTATAATCAAATTAGATACTATAGCTGTTGTTTTAATAGCTGGAATAGCAACAGGACTTGTTGCGGGAATTGACTTTATCGAGGTTTTAAATATTTTAGGAACAGCTTTTGTTCAAACTAGATATATGACATTATTACTTTTAACACTTTCTGTAGTTGGAATACTAGAAAGAAATGGTTTAAGAGAAAGAGCTTCAATTTGTATATCAAAACTAAAAGGTGCAACAGCTGGAAAAGTATTATCAATATATGTAACAGTAAGAATGTTAGCAGCAGTTTTATCTATGAGATTAGGTGGACATGTTCAATTTATTAGACCATTAATTTATCCTATGGCAAAAGGTGCTATTGAGAAGGATGGAGTAGTATCAGAAGAGTTAGATGAAGATTTAAAAGGAATAACTAACGCTTCAGAGAATTATGCTAACTTCTTTGGACAAAATGTTTTCGTAGCATCTTCAGGAGTTCTTTTAATTGTTGGAACTTTACAAGAGTTAGGTGTAAAAGTAGAAGCATACGATGTAGCTAAAGCTTCAATACCAGTTGCACTAATAACTTTAGTATTAGCATATTTCCAATACTACCGTTTAGATAGAAAAATTAAAAAGTTAAGAGCAAAGTAG
- a CDS encoding DUF979 domain-containing protein produces the protein MDVKMLLEFMYILCGIILLISGVYSFLDKNNPKRIGSAAFWMIFGFLFIGGPHVNPSIVGGLLLVMGVLSATKSVSLASFTTSTEEFREKQAHKIGNMLFVPAGLIGVVAFSIAQFTKLGGLIGLGIGAIVALIVTMIVTKEKFDKIPYDSSRILQQMGPTVILPQLLGSLGSVFAKAGVGTVIAGIMGSVVPEGNILAGVTVYCLAMAIFTMIMGNGFAAFAVITAGIGYPFVIAQGGNPAVVGALGLTAGFCGTLLTPMGANFNIVPASILEMKNKNGVILKQVGVAVPLLAIHVVLMYFLAF, from the coding sequence ATGGATGTAAAGATGTTATTAGAATTTATGTATATACTTTGCGGAATTATTTTATTAATAAGTGGTGTATATTCATTTTTAGATAAAAATAATCCTAAAAGAATAGGATCAGCGGCATTTTGGATGATATTTGGTTTCTTATTTATTGGTGGGCCACATGTAAATCCATCAATAGTAGGAGGGTTACTACTAGTAATGGGAGTTTTAAGTGCTACAAAATCTGTTTCACTTGCTTCGTTTACAACGAGTACAGAGGAGTTTAGAGAAAAGCAAGCTCATAAAATTGGAAATATGTTATTTGTTCCAGCTGGTTTGATAGGAGTTGTAGCTTTTTCGATAGCTCAATTTACAAAATTAGGTGGTTTAATAGGATTAGGAATTGGAGCGATAGTTGCCTTAATTGTTACTATGATAGTAACAAAAGAAAAGTTTGATAAAATTCCTTATGATTCAAGTAGAATTTTACAACAGATGGGTCCAACAGTTATTTTACCACAACTTTTAGGATCTTTAGGTTCTGTATTTGCTAAAGCTGGAGTTGGAACTGTAATTGCTGGAATAATGGGAAGTGTGGTTCCAGAAGGAAATATTTTAGCAGGAGTAACTGTTTATTGTTTAGCAATGGCTATATTCACAATGATTATGGGAAATGGATTTGCGGCTTTTGCAGTTATAACAGCAGGAATAGGTTATCCATTTGTTATAGCTCAAGGTGGGAATCCAGCAGTAGTTGGAGCGCTAGGATTAACAGCAGGATTCTGTGGAACTTTATTAACACCAATGGGAGCTAACTTCAATATAGTTCCAGCATCGATACTAGAGATGAAAAATAAAAATGGTGTAATATTAAAGCAAGTAGGTGTAGCGGTACCTCTTCTTGCAATACATGTTGTATTAATGTATTTCTTAGCATTTTAA